The genomic segment CGCCGGGATGGCGCCGGACGCGAAGGCCGTCCCGCTTCGGGTGTTCTACTGGAAGGCGCTGTCGGGCTACCCGTACGACGAGGACGGCGACGGCGAGGAGGAGTCGGTCACCGTCACGACCCTGTGGACGACGGACTTCGACATCCTGAGCGCCATCGACTACGCGGGCGAGATAGGCGCGGACGCGGCGAACATGAGCCTCGGTGGCGGCGTCGTCAAGGGGTCCGCGCACAAGTCCGGCGACCACGTCGCCTACCAGACGGTCGTCCAGCGGGCCGTTCAGCGCGGTACCGTGGTCACCGCCAGTGCCGGCAACGCGTCCTCGAACCTCCAGCAGGGCGGCTACTACACCCTGCCGAACAGCGTCCCCGGCGCGATGAGCGTCACGGCGACGGGGCCGACCAACGAACTGGCGTTCTACTCGAACTTCGGCACCAGCGACATCGACGTCGGTGCGCCCGGCGGCGGCTACGAGACACTGGAGAAGACGCTCGCCACGGACACCGACTGGCCGTTCCCCACCAACCTCGTCCTCTCGTCGGTGCCGGCCGACCTGAACGACGGAAAACAGTACGACTGGTACGCCGGCACGTCGATGGCCGCCCCGCAGGTGGCCGGCCTCGTCGCACTCGTCCGCGAAGTCGCGCCCGGACTGAGCGCGAAGCAGGTTCAGAACGTCATCGAGCGGACTGCACGGTTCAGTAGCGGCAAGAGTAGTCCGACCATCGGCGCCGGCGTCGTCTACGCGCCCGACGCAGTCGCGGAAGCCGAGCGCTTCTCGAAGTAGCGAGGGCGCTCCGGCGTCTCGTTCTCGCGTCCGGCGTCACGTTCTCGCGTCCGGCGTCTCGAGCCCGGTCGGAAACCGAGCGACACCCGGCCTCGACCGTTCCGACCGACGTCCCGCCGTCTCTAGATACCTAGACCGCCTCCGCTTCGACGCCCCGGAGTATCGAGCGACTGGTTCCACCACGTGCGCTCCCCTCCGTCCAGATGCGGTTGGAGGAACGACCGATGTTCGACCACGACACAGACGAGACGGTTTCGAGGCGCAGCGTGCTCAGAACGATCGGCGGTATCGCCGCCGGAACGACGATGCTGACGACGGCCGGCCGCGGGAGCGCCGAGACGGAGGAGGGACTCCGGATGGAGGTCCGCGAGCGGACCGCGGAGTACCTCGCCGTCGAGGTGTCGTTCCCGAGCGACACCTTCTCGGGCGACGAGGAGTTCCCGGACGACACGTTCGGCGAGGAGGCGTTCCCGGACGGCGTCTTCCTCGGCCACGCCGACCAGTTCGTGGTCCGCGAGGGCGGCGAGTGGGTGTCGCTCCCCGAGGAGACGGACCGACTCGCGCGTCCCGCCCACGCCGAGCGGATCAACGAACGGGGCGAGTGGCCGAAACGGTACGCGATGTACTTCACCGCCGCCAGCGTCGACGAGTTCCCGGAGGCGGACGGGGAGCACCGACTCGGACTCGGCGCGTTCGCAGAGCGGACCATCCCCGGCACCGAGTGGGACACCGCCGTCTGTCCCGGCCATCGGGACTACTAAATTCGTCGGGACTCGACCCGAACCCCCGTCGACGCTCCGTCGAAGCCCTCCGGAGCGAACCCGTGCGGTCACGCTCGTCGTTCGGGAGCCCCTTCGGCAGCCGCCTCAGCCCCCGCGGGAGATGGCCGTGAACGTCTCGACCATCTCCTCGAAGTTCTCCGTGGAGACGGCCAGCTCCTCGCGGAGTTCGTCGCTCCGGCGGCGCATCCG from the Halogeometricum rufum genome contains:
- a CDS encoding S8 family peptidase gives rise to the protein MPSLSRRALLKGVAGSTVALGAMGTASADDGRDQFVVTAGGNGVRRRLERAGGEVVASIADDSVHLVLAESQSALEGVGGVSAVEPNEGYRLLGPAETGTTASTDDALADKQWDKHDDTTGAFEAHDAATGADRRVAVIDTGIEPDHPDVNAEMSAGKLFRSDGASSPDGSPTVPGDEEVEVRLPPSGDTIAPYTYLGEPQTKMRRAADDVDSHGTHCAGIATGSNAGTTGIAGMAPDAKAVPLRVFYWKALSGYPYDEDGDGEEESVTVTTLWTTDFDILSAIDYAGEIGADAANMSLGGGVVKGSAHKSGDHVAYQTVVQRAVQRGTVVTASAGNASSNLQQGGYYTLPNSVPGAMSVTATGPTNELAFYSNFGTSDIDVGAPGGGYETLEKTLATDTDWPFPTNLVLSSVPADLNDGKQYDWYAGTSMAAPQVAGLVALVREVAPGLSAKQVQNVIERTARFSSGKSSPTIGAGVVYAPDAVAEAERFSK